Proteins encoded by one window of Nocardioides euryhalodurans:
- a CDS encoding cytochrome c-type biogenesis protein CcmH: MIPLHLGALHPVEQWLTLLLAFGPFVVLGLVIWRRRGEEAEQREDETAAR; encoded by the coding sequence ATGATCCCGCTGCACCTCGGAGCGCTCCACCCGGTCGAGCAGTGGCTGACGCTGCTGCTCGCCTTCGGGCCGTTCGTGGTGCTGGGGCTCGTCATCTGGCGGCGCCGCGGCGAGGAGGCCGAGCAGCGCGAGGACGAGACCGCGGCTCGCTAG
- a CDS encoding DUF6912 family protein has protein sequence MSVRVYVPTTLAGLAAFHAAGEVPAGTDHVEPEGDDEDSEYDALMTAAAASAELAPPDGRRVVLVAEVPEPGAAVPMRLVVSVHSDTEDRPAGADPEDDLAWFATQEIPDLIGGVGGG, from the coding sequence GTGAGCGTCCGCGTCTACGTGCCGACCACCCTCGCGGGGCTGGCCGCTTTCCACGCCGCGGGCGAGGTGCCTGCAGGGACCGACCACGTCGAGCCCGAGGGCGACGACGAGGACAGCGAGTACGACGCGCTGATGACCGCGGCCGCAGCCTCGGCGGAGCTCGCGCCGCCGGACGGCCGACGCGTGGTGCTGGTCGCCGAGGTGCCGGAGCCCGGGGCAGCGGTCCCGATGCGGCTGGTGGTGTCGGTCCACAGCGACACCGAGGACCGTCCGGCCGGCGCCGATCCCGAGGACGACCTGGCGTGGTTCGCGACCCAGGAGATCCCGGACCTCATCGGGGGCGTCGGCGGCGGCTAG
- a CDS encoding sulfite exporter TauE/SafE family protein → MDGTEQLLVLAAGLGAGILSSTVGVASLVSFPTLVALGLPPVVANVTNTIGLVPGGLSGAFGYREELRAHPRMTIAILVCCAVGAVGGAALLLGLPPGVFEAVVPWLILFTCLLVGAQPRIAAWLRRRHGDDIPPERLHMSPVTTFFATVTGVYGGYFGAGAGVMMVAVLGLGTDLELRVVNGLKTVSLMAGNVVAGLVFVFVAEPAWDAVVLLAAGSLVGGYVGARVGRRLPDSLFRSLVVVAGVIAAILLF, encoded by the coding sequence GTGGACGGGACCGAGCAGCTCCTGGTGCTGGCCGCGGGGCTCGGGGCCGGGATCCTGTCCTCGACGGTCGGCGTCGCCTCCCTGGTCAGCTTCCCGACTCTCGTGGCCCTCGGCCTGCCGCCCGTGGTCGCCAACGTCACCAACACCATCGGGCTGGTGCCCGGGGGTCTCAGCGGGGCGTTCGGCTACCGCGAGGAGCTGCGGGCGCACCCACGGATGACGATCGCGATCCTGGTCTGCTGCGCGGTCGGCGCGGTCGGTGGTGCCGCGCTGCTGCTCGGACTGCCGCCGGGGGTCTTCGAGGCCGTGGTGCCGTGGCTGATCCTCTTCACCTGCCTGCTCGTCGGCGCGCAGCCGCGGATCGCCGCGTGGCTGCGGCGCCGCCACGGCGACGACATACCGCCCGAGCGGCTGCACATGTCGCCGGTGACGACGTTCTTCGCCACCGTGACCGGCGTGTACGGCGGATACTTCGGTGCCGGTGCCGGCGTGATGATGGTCGCCGTGCTCGGCCTCGGCACCGACCTGGAGCTGCGGGTCGTCAACGGCCTCAAGACCGTCTCGCTGATGGCAGGAAACGTCGTGGCCGGGCTGGTCTTCGTCTTCGTCGCCGAGCCCGCCTGGGACGCCGTCGTGCTGCTCGCCGCCGGCTCGCTCGTCGGCGGCTACGTCGGCGCCCGGGTCGGCCGCCGACTCCCCGACTCCCTCTTCCGCAGCCTGGTCGTCGTCGCGGGCGTCATCGCGGCGATCCTGCTCTTCTGA
- a CDS encoding DUF2505 domain-containing protein, with product MAKRITHDLTYDAPLAEVAALLADADFRREVCARQGNLRSEVTVVPEGSGKHVTIDQFQAADGLPSFARKFVGDEIHIVQTERWSTDDAADVTVTIPGKPGDMSGTAHLVESGGVTTETVDLTIKVGIPLVGGKIEGLIADLLLKALKTENVVGREWLAR from the coding sequence ATGGCGAAGCGGATCACCCACGACCTGACGTACGACGCACCCCTGGCCGAGGTGGCAGCGCTGCTGGCGGACGCCGACTTCCGGCGCGAGGTGTGCGCCCGGCAGGGCAACCTCCGCTCCGAGGTCACGGTGGTGCCCGAGGGGTCCGGCAAGCACGTCACCATCGACCAGTTCCAGGCCGCCGACGGCCTCCCGTCCTTCGCGAGGAAGTTCGTCGGCGACGAGATCCACATCGTGCAGACCGAGCGCTGGAGCACCGACGACGCCGCGGACGTCACCGTCACGATCCCCGGCAAGCCGGGCGACATGAGCGGGACCGCGCACCTCGTGGAGAGCGGGGGCGTCACGACCGAGACGGTCGACCTCACGATCAAGGTCGGCATCCCGCTCGTCGGCGGCAAGATCGAGGGCCTGATCGCCGACCTGCTGCTCAAGGCGCTGAAGACCGAGAACGTCGTCGGCCGGGAGTGGCTCGCCCGCTGA
- a CDS encoding NAD-glutamate dehydrogenase — MTLDDEKSELLSEAARHPGPDRGTDAQEGVAVGPLVKPYYRNVAAEDVTERTPEDLYGALASHVALAASRPQGTACVRVLTPVAEDGWSAGGHSVVEVVTDDMPFLVDSLTMELVQQDRDVRVVIHPQMDVVRDITGQLKSVTGVEDGSVAPEGDVIRESWMHIEMSRVSRNEDVAAIEEALQRVLVDVRVSVEDWPKMNEEIRQIDAVLGTDPPPLSRSEIAQGQDLLRWLAADHFTFLGYREYRLESDGEDDVLRALPGTGLGILRFDQDMSSSFGKLPAAVRAKAREKTLLVLAKANSRATVHRPAYLDYVGVKTFDAAGEVVGERRFLGLFSSAAYTESVLRIPLLREKASEVIRRAGFDPRSHAGKALMDTLENYPRDELFHTPVEELVPIAVAVMHARERRQVKIFIRRDTYGRYVSALVYLPRDRYNTSVREKFSAILQEELGGESVEFSVRLGESATANVHFVVHPPKGGEIRSVDTGDLERQLAEASRSWRDDFVSAAMEQYGDDEGAHLSGKYADSFPEAFKEDFSPGIGAADLEMLEALGEVGIDLRLYAKGDESPDEGRLKVFRTGSPLSLSHILPMLSSMGVEVVDERPYELDGLDRPTFIYEFGLRYDKATGPDSPVRFQDALRAVWEGYNEIDGFNRLVLDAGLTWRQATVLRAYAKYMRQGNSPFAQDYIEDALAGNVDITRLLVRLFEVRFDPEAAADAEERGRRTGEVEDKLAGALDDVVSLDHDRILRAYLTHIRATLRTNYFQPGAEGGVHPYISFKLEPSAIPDLPEPRPSYEIFVYSPRVEGVHLRFGSVARGGLRWSDRRDDFRTEVLGLVKAQMVKNTVIVPVGAKGGFFCKQLPDPGDRDAWMAEGIACYTTFISGLLDITDNLVDGRTVPPRSVVRHDGDDSYLVVAADKGTATFSDIANGVAQDYGFWLGDAFASGGSVGYDHKAMGITARGAWVSVQRHFRERGIDCQAEDFTAVGIGDMSGDVFGNGMLCSEHIRLVAAFDHRDIFLDPDPDAATSYAERRRLFDLPRSSWQDYDRDLISEGGGVYPRSMKSIPVHPAVRQALGLDESVEKVTPAELMKAILQAPVDLLWNGGIGTYVKAADETHADAGDKANDAIRVDGRDLRAECVGEGGNLGLTQLGRIEYAQRGGRINTDFIDNSAGVDTSDHEVNIKILLDRVVAGGDLTGERRNSLLAEMTDEVADLVLRDNYEQNLALANAVANSPSLLHVHEDWMKKLERDGVLNRDLEALPTSRQVRRRLERGGALTVPELCVLMSWTKIVLADELLASDLPDDPYLDIDLQAYFPAPMQKGFTQQLREHPLRREIIVTQVVNDLVNGAGMTFVPRLSGETGATAAELTRANFVAREIFASLPLREELKGWDNRLDAQVQTRMRIQMRTLVERASRWLVTNRRPPLDSQGTVDHFSGPVQQLMRELPDLMTGRELDDLLARRDSLTARDVPEDLATRVAVLDTAYSLLGIVDTASRDGLDPAEVARVHYALGERLGLSIVMKRIFALPREDRWQTMARAAIRDDLNAVHGQLTAKVLAGTADGDSAPARIASWEDDDEVAVTRAVATLEDICADEGADLARLSVGLRVVRGLLSQG, encoded by the coding sequence ATGACGCTCGACGACGAGAAGTCCGAACTCCTCAGCGAGGCCGCCCGGCACCCCGGTCCTGACCGGGGGACGGACGCGCAGGAGGGCGTCGCGGTGGGGCCGCTGGTGAAGCCGTACTACCGCAACGTCGCCGCCGAGGACGTCACCGAGCGGACGCCCGAGGACCTGTACGGCGCCCTCGCCTCCCACGTCGCCCTGGCCGCCAGCCGTCCGCAGGGGACTGCGTGCGTCCGGGTGCTGACCCCGGTCGCGGAGGACGGCTGGTCGGCGGGCGGCCACTCCGTCGTCGAGGTCGTCACCGACGACATGCCGTTCCTCGTCGACTCGCTCACGATGGAGCTCGTCCAGCAGGACCGCGACGTCCGGGTCGTGATCCACCCCCAGATGGACGTCGTCCGCGACATCACCGGGCAGCTCAAGTCCGTCACCGGCGTCGAGGACGGCTCGGTGGCCCCCGAGGGCGACGTGATCCGCGAGTCGTGGATGCACATCGAGATGTCCCGCGTCAGCCGCAACGAGGACGTGGCCGCCATCGAGGAGGCCCTCCAGCGGGTGCTCGTCGACGTCCGGGTCTCGGTCGAGGACTGGCCGAAGATGAACGAGGAGATCCGCCAGATCGACGCGGTGCTCGGCACCGACCCGCCGCCGCTGTCCCGGAGCGAGATCGCGCAGGGCCAGGACCTGCTGCGGTGGCTGGCGGCCGACCACTTCACCTTCCTCGGCTACCGCGAGTACCGCCTCGAGTCCGACGGCGAGGACGACGTCCTGCGCGCCCTTCCCGGGACCGGCCTGGGCATCCTGCGCTTCGACCAGGACATGTCGTCGTCGTTCGGCAAGCTGCCGGCAGCCGTCCGCGCCAAGGCGCGCGAGAAGACCCTGCTGGTCCTCGCGAAGGCCAACTCGCGGGCGACCGTCCACCGACCCGCCTACCTCGACTACGTCGGCGTCAAGACCTTCGACGCCGCCGGTGAGGTCGTCGGCGAGCGGCGCTTCCTCGGCCTGTTCTCGAGCGCCGCCTACACCGAGTCGGTGCTGCGCATCCCGCTGCTGCGCGAGAAGGCCAGCGAGGTCATCCGGCGGGCCGGCTTCGACCCGCGCAGCCACGCCGGCAAGGCGCTGATGGACACCCTCGAGAACTACCCCCGCGACGAGCTGTTCCACACGCCTGTCGAGGAGCTGGTCCCGATCGCGGTGGCCGTCATGCACGCCCGCGAGCGTCGTCAGGTCAAGATCTTCATCCGACGCGACACCTACGGCCGCTACGTCTCCGCCCTCGTCTACCTGCCGCGCGACCGCTACAACACCAGCGTCCGCGAGAAGTTCTCGGCGATCCTGCAGGAGGAGCTGGGTGGCGAGAGCGTCGAGTTCTCCGTACGCCTGGGGGAGTCGGCGACCGCCAACGTGCACTTCGTGGTCCACCCGCCCAAGGGCGGGGAGATCCGCTCGGTCGACACCGGTGACCTCGAGCGCCAGCTGGCCGAGGCCTCCCGCTCGTGGCGCGACGACTTCGTCTCCGCGGCGATGGAGCAGTACGGCGACGACGAGGGCGCCCACCTCTCCGGGAAGTACGCCGACTCCTTCCCCGAGGCCTTCAAGGAGGACTTCAGCCCCGGGATCGGCGCTGCGGACCTCGAGATGCTGGAGGCACTCGGTGAGGTGGGGATCGACCTCCGTCTCTACGCCAAGGGCGACGAGAGCCCGGACGAGGGCCGGCTCAAGGTGTTCCGCACCGGCTCCCCGCTGTCGCTGTCCCACATCCTGCCGATGCTGTCGTCGATGGGCGTCGAGGTCGTCGACGAGCGCCCGTACGAGCTCGACGGGCTGGACCGCCCGACGTTCATCTACGAGTTCGGGCTCCGCTACGACAAGGCCACCGGCCCCGACTCGCCCGTCCGCTTCCAGGACGCGCTGCGCGCGGTCTGGGAGGGCTACAACGAGATCGACGGGTTCAACCGGCTGGTGCTCGACGCCGGCCTGACCTGGCGGCAGGCCACGGTGCTGCGGGCGTACGCGAAGTACATGCGGCAGGGCAACAGCCCGTTCGCCCAGGACTACATCGAGGACGCGCTCGCCGGGAACGTCGACATCACCCGGCTGCTGGTGCGGCTCTTCGAGGTGCGCTTCGACCCCGAGGCGGCGGCAGACGCGGAGGAGCGGGGCCGACGTACGGGCGAGGTCGAGGACAAGCTCGCCGGCGCCCTCGACGACGTCGTCAGCCTCGACCACGACCGGATCCTGCGCGCCTACCTCACCCACATCCGGGCGACGCTGCGGACCAACTACTTCCAGCCGGGCGCCGAGGGCGGGGTCCACCCCTACATCTCCTTCAAGCTCGAGCCGTCGGCGATCCCCGACCTCCCCGAGCCGCGCCCGTCCTACGAGATCTTCGTCTACTCACCGCGCGTCGAGGGCGTGCACCTCCGCTTCGGCTCGGTCGCGCGAGGGGGCCTGCGCTGGTCGGACCGACGCGACGACTTCCGCACCGAGGTGCTGGGCCTGGTCAAGGCGCAGATGGTCAAGAACACCGTGATCGTGCCGGTCGGCGCCAAGGGCGGCTTCTTCTGCAAGCAGCTTCCCGACCCGGGCGACCGGGACGCCTGGATGGCCGAGGGCATCGCCTGCTACACGACGTTCATCTCGGGGCTGCTCGACATCACCGACAACCTCGTCGACGGCCGGACCGTCCCGCCGCGCAGCGTGGTCCGCCACGACGGTGACGACTCCTACCTCGTGGTGGCCGCGGACAAGGGCACCGCCACGTTCTCCGACATCGCCAACGGGGTCGCGCAGGACTACGGCTTCTGGCTCGGCGACGCCTTCGCCTCGGGGGGTTCGGTCGGCTACGACCACAAGGCGATGGGCATCACCGCGCGCGGCGCCTGGGTCTCGGTCCAGCGCCACTTCCGGGAGCGCGGGATCGACTGCCAGGCCGAGGACTTCACCGCCGTCGGCATCGGCGACATGTCGGGTGACGTCTTCGGCAACGGGATGCTGTGCTCCGAGCACATCCGGCTGGTCGCCGCCTTCGACCACCGCGACATCTTCCTGGACCCGGACCCCGACGCCGCGACGTCGTACGCCGAGCGGCGCCGGCTCTTCGACCTGCCCCGGTCGAGCTGGCAGGACTACGACCGCGACCTCATCTCCGAGGGCGGGGGCGTCTACCCGCGCTCCATGAAGTCGATCCCCGTGCACCCGGCCGTCCGGCAGGCGCTCGGCCTCGACGAGTCCGTCGAGAAGGTCACGCCCGCGGAGCTGATGAAGGCGATCCTGCAGGCTCCGGTCGACCTGCTCTGGAACGGCGGCATCGGGACCTACGTCAAGGCGGCCGACGAGACCCACGCCGACGCCGGCGACAAGGCCAACGACGCGATCCGGGTCGACGGCCGCGACCTGCGGGCCGAGTGCGTGGGGGAGGGCGGGAACCTCGGGCTGACCCAGCTCGGACGGATCGAGTACGCCCAGCGTGGCGGTCGGATCAACACCGACTTCATCGACAACTCCGCGGGCGTCGACACCTCCGACCACGAGGTCAACATCAAGATCCTGCTCGACCGCGTGGTCGCCGGCGGGGACCTCACCGGCGAGCGGCGCAACTCGCTGCTGGCCGAGATGACCGACGAGGTCGCCGACCTGGTGCTGCGCGACAACTACGAGCAGAACCTCGCGCTCGCCAACGCCGTCGCCAACTCGCCGTCGCTGCTCCACGTCCACGAGGACTGGATGAAGAAGCTCGAGCGCGACGGCGTCCTCAACCGCGACCTCGAGGCGCTGCCGACCAGCCGGCAGGTCCGTCGCCGGCTGGAGCGGGGCGGGGCGCTGACGGTCCCGGAGCTCTGCGTCCTGATGTCGTGGACCAAGATCGTGCTGGCCGACGAGCTGCTGGCCTCCGACCTGCCCGACGACCCGTACCTCGACATCGACCTGCAGGCCTACTTCCCCGCGCCGATGCAGAAGGGCTTCACGCAGCAGCTGCGCGAGCACCCGCTGCGTCGCGAGATCATCGTGACCCAGGTGGTCAACGACCTCGTCAACGGTGCCGGGATGACCTTCGTGCCGCGGCTCTCCGGAGAGACGGGGGCGACGGCGGCCGAGCTGACCCGCGCCAACTTCGTGGCCCGGGAGATCTTCGCCTCGCTGCCGCTGCGCGAGGAGCTCAAGGGCTGGGACAACCGTCTCGACGCGCAGGTGCAGACGCGGATGCGGATCCAGATGCGGACGCTCGTCGAACGGGCCTCCCGCTGGCTGGTGACCAACCGCCGGCCGCCTCTCGACAGCCAGGGCACGGTCGACCACTTCAGCGGCCCGGTGCAGCAGCTGATGCGCGAGCTGCCCGACCTGATGACGGGCCGTGAGCTCGACGACCTGCTCGCGCGGCGGGACTCCCTGACGGCGCGCGACGTGCCGGAGGACCTCGCGACCCGGGTGGCGGTGCTGGACACGGCGTACTCGCTGCTCGGCATCGTCGACACCGCCAGCCGCGACGGGCTCGACCCCGCCGAGGTGGCGCGCGTCCACTACGCACTCGGCGAGCGGCTCGGGCTGTCGATCGTGATGAAGCGGATCTTCGCGCTGCCACGCGAGGACCGGTGGCAGACGATGGCGAGGGCTGCGATTCGCGACGACCTCAACGCCGTGCACGGCCAGCTGACCGCCAAGGTGCTCGCCGGCACCGCCGACGGCGACTCGGCTCCGGCCCGGATCGCGTCGTGGGAGGACGACGACGAGGTCGCCGTCACGCGGGCGGTCGCGACGCTGGAGGACATCTGTGCCGACGAGGGTGCGGACCTCGCACGACTCTCGGTCGGGCTGAGGGTCGTCCGCGGGCTGCTGTCGCAGGGCTAG
- a CDS encoding ABC transporter permease, with protein sequence MRTFWSLALAISKGFWRDRASVFFAIVFPLMFLVLFGGIFADQTQSKVDLVQVGDVALVDELPGPVREAFDQTFVVTRSDDLAAAIDDVRAGDADVAVEQDGDTVVAHYTQTDQVKAAITQGTLRAFVDNANLAATGVEPQFALETERVEDDSLSTIQFVTPGLLGWAVAMSAAFGAAATLQGWRQSKLLRRLQLAPVSTSTVVGARVVVTILIALVQMAIFLGLGAAAFGLQLTGAWTMAIPLLVVGTLCFMSVGLLAGALARTTEGAVNMANFIVLPMAFLSGSFFPLDAAPGWLQGLSGVLPLRHLNDGMLDVMVRGEPWTAALLPMAILAGFAVVVTAVAARLFRWETL encoded by the coding sequence ATGAGGACCTTCTGGAGCCTCGCCCTGGCGATCAGCAAGGGCTTCTGGCGCGACCGGGCGTCGGTGTTCTTCGCGATCGTCTTCCCCCTGATGTTCCTGGTGCTCTTCGGCGGGATCTTCGCCGACCAGACCCAGTCGAAGGTCGACCTGGTCCAGGTCGGCGACGTCGCGCTGGTCGACGAGCTGCCGGGCCCGGTGCGCGAGGCGTTCGACCAGACCTTCGTGGTGACGCGCTCGGACGACCTGGCGGCCGCGATCGACGACGTACGCGCGGGTGACGCCGACGTCGCCGTCGAGCAGGACGGCGACACCGTCGTCGCCCACTACACCCAGACCGACCAGGTGAAGGCGGCGATCACGCAGGGCACGCTGCGCGCGTTCGTGGACAACGCCAACCTCGCCGCGACCGGCGTGGAGCCGCAGTTCGCGCTCGAGACCGAGCGGGTGGAGGACGACTCGCTCTCCACGATCCAGTTCGTGACCCCCGGCCTGCTGGGGTGGGCGGTCGCGATGAGTGCCGCCTTCGGTGCGGCGGCGACCCTCCAGGGGTGGCGCCAATCGAAGCTGCTGCGGCGGCTCCAGCTGGCCCCGGTCTCCACGTCGACCGTCGTGGGGGCGCGGGTGGTCGTGACGATCCTGATCGCGCTGGTGCAGATGGCGATCTTCCTCGGTCTGGGCGCCGCCGCGTTCGGGCTCCAGCTGACCGGCGCCTGGACGATGGCGATCCCCCTGCTGGTGGTGGGGACGCTGTGCTTCATGTCGGTCGGCCTGCTCGCCGGCGCGCTCGCCCGTACGACGGAGGGCGCGGTCAACATGGCCAACTTCATCGTGCTGCCGATGGCGTTCCTGAGCGGCTCGTTCTTCCCCCTCGACGCCGCGCCCGGCTGGTTGCAGGGGCTGTCCGGCGTCCTGCCGCTGCGCCACCTCAACGACGGCATGCTCGACGTGATGGTCCGCGGCGAGCCCTGGACCGCCGCGCTGCTGCCGATGGCGATCCTCGCCGGCTTCGCGGTCGTCGTCACGGCCGTCGCGGCGCGTCTGTTCCGCTGGGAGACCCTCTGA
- the pruA gene encoding L-glutamate gamma-semialdehyde dehydrogenase: MDAITTPPAPVNEPNLTYAPGSPERESLLAELERLERRQHTLRAHVNGRKRNGGGAEMTVVQPHDHQHVLGTFKNSTTKDAEAAVKAALDAAPMWRAMPVDERCAIILKAADLLAGPWRQRINAATMLGQSKTAFQAEIDSACELIDFWRFNVHYAKQILAEQPIANSRGIWNRTDHRPLEGFVYAITPFNFTAIAGNLPTAPALMGNTVVWKPSPTQQLAASLTMELLEEAGMPPGVINMLPGDGLDVSKVALTHPDLAGIHFTGSTPTFQHLWRTVGENISGYRSYPRIVGETGGKDFIVAHPSADPDVLRTAMIRGAFEFQGQKCSAASRAYVAKSVWDKMKDDLVSETEAIAMGDVTDLSNFMGAVIDDRAFAKHKKALSRVRANKHLTTLAGGQLDDSVGYFVRPTIVQSTDPTDQMFKDEYFGPILAVHVFDDSRYERVVHQMESFAPYALTGAVIAQDRSAIAWTRKELRFAAGNFYINDKPTGAVVGQQPFGGARASGTNDKAGAPQNLMRWTSQRSIKETFDPPTDYRYPYMG; this comes from the coding sequence ATGGACGCCATCACCACCCCGCCGGCTCCGGTGAACGAGCCGAACCTGACCTACGCCCCCGGCAGCCCCGAGCGGGAGTCCCTGCTCGCCGAGCTCGAGCGGCTCGAGCGCCGCCAGCACACGCTCCGCGCCCACGTCAACGGTCGCAAGCGCAACGGCGGCGGCGCCGAGATGACCGTCGTGCAGCCGCACGACCACCAGCACGTGCTGGGCACCTTCAAGAACTCCACCACCAAGGACGCCGAGGCCGCGGTCAAGGCCGCCCTCGACGCGGCCCCGATGTGGCGGGCGATGCCGGTCGACGAGCGGTGCGCGATCATCCTCAAGGCCGCCGACCTGCTGGCGGGCCCGTGGCGTCAGCGGATCAACGCCGCGACCATGCTCGGCCAGTCCAAGACCGCGTTCCAGGCCGAGATCGACTCCGCGTGCGAGCTCATCGACTTCTGGCGCTTCAACGTCCACTACGCCAAGCAGATCCTGGCCGAGCAGCCGATCGCCAACAGCCGAGGCATCTGGAACCGCACCGACCACCGTCCGCTCGAGGGCTTCGTCTACGCGATCACGCCGTTCAACTTCACCGCCATCGCCGGCAACCTGCCGACGGCCCCGGCCTTGATGGGGAACACGGTCGTCTGGAAGCCCAGCCCGACCCAGCAGCTCGCCGCGTCGCTGACGATGGAGCTGCTCGAGGAGGCGGGGATGCCGCCGGGCGTCATCAACATGCTCCCCGGCGACGGCCTCGACGTCTCCAAGGTCGCGCTCACCCACCCCGACCTGGCCGGGATCCACTTCACCGGCTCGACGCCGACCTTCCAGCACCTGTGGCGCACGGTGGGGGAGAACATCTCCGGCTACCGCTCCTACCCCCGGATCGTCGGCGAGACCGGCGGCAAGGACTTCATCGTCGCCCACCCGAGCGCCGACCCCGACGTGCTGCGAACGGCCATGATCCGCGGCGCGTTCGAGTTCCAGGGCCAGAAGTGCTCTGCCGCCTCGCGGGCCTACGTCGCCAAGTCGGTCTGGGACAAGATGAAGGACGACCTGGTCTCGGAGACCGAGGCGATCGCGATGGGTGACGTCACCGACCTGTCCAACTTCATGGGCGCGGTGATCGACGACCGGGCGTTCGCCAAGCACAAGAAGGCGCTCAGCCGCGTGCGCGCCAACAAGCACCTCACGACCCTCGCGGGCGGCCAGCTCGACGACTCCGTCGGCTACTTCGTGCGGCCGACGATCGTGCAGTCGACCGACCCGACCGACCAGATGTTCAAGGACGAGTACTTCGGTCCGATCCTCGCCGTCCACGTCTTCGACGACTCCCGCTACGAGCGGGTCGTGCACCAGATGGAGTCCTTCGCGCCGTACGCCCTCACCGGCGCCGTGATCGCCCAGGACCGCTCCGCGATCGCGTGGACCCGCAAGGAGCTGCGCTTCGCGGCCGGCAACTTCTACATCAACGACAAGCCGACCGGTGCCGTCGTCGGGCAGCAGCCCTTCGGAGGCGCGCGTGCCTCGGGCACCAACGACAAGGCCGGCGCCCCGCAGAACCTGATGCGGTGGACCAGCCAGCGGTCGATCAAGGAGACCTTCGACCCGCCGACGGACTACCGCTACCCGTACATGGGCTGA
- a CDS encoding ABC transporter ATP-binding protein, whose product MRAIEVEGLTKVYGELRAVDDVGLEVAEGEFFGILGPNGAGKTTVLELVEGLRQPDAGTVRVLGESPWRRNRSLLPRIGVQLQASSFFERLTAREQIHTFAALYDVAPAAADAWLDRVGIVDKADTRVEDLSGGQQQRLSIACALVHDPQVVFLDEPTASLDPQARRNLWDLLSGLNDSGRTVVLTTHHMDEAEALCDRVAIMDGGRILQLASPAALIQGLAAPTRITTADGETLETTDPAAVLTRLADEQRLDGISVRTATLEDVFLDLTGREYRA is encoded by the coding sequence ATGCGAGCGATCGAGGTCGAGGGCCTCACGAAGGTCTACGGGGAGCTCCGGGCGGTCGACGACGTCGGTCTCGAGGTGGCCGAGGGGGAGTTCTTCGGCATCCTCGGACCCAACGGAGCCGGCAAGACGACGGTGCTCGAGCTGGTCGAGGGGTTGCGCCAGCCCGACGCCGGGACCGTCCGCGTTCTGGGGGAGTCGCCCTGGCGGCGCAACCGTTCCCTGCTGCCCCGGATCGGGGTGCAGCTGCAGGCCTCCTCGTTCTTCGAACGGCTCACCGCGCGCGAGCAGATCCACACCTTCGCCGCGTTGTACGACGTGGCGCCGGCCGCCGCCGACGCCTGGCTCGACCGGGTCGGTATCGTCGACAAGGCCGACACCCGCGTCGAGGACCTCTCGGGCGGGCAGCAGCAGCGGCTCTCGATCGCCTGCGCCCTCGTCCACGACCCGCAGGTGGTCTTCCTCGACGAACCGACCGCCTCGCTCGACCCGCAGGCGCGGCGCAACCTCTGGGACCTGCTCTCCGGGCTCAATGACTCCGGGCGCACCGTCGTCCTGACGACGCACCACATGGACGAGGCCGAGGCGCTGTGCGACCGGGTCGCGATCATGGACGGGGGCCGGATCTTGCAGCTCGCCAGCCCGGCGGCGCTGATCCAGGGGCTGGCGGCCCCGACCCGGATCACCACCGCGGACGGCGAGACGCTGGAGACCACCGACCCGGCCGCGGTCCTGACCCGGCTGGCGGACGAGCAGCGGCTCGACGGGATCTCGGTGCGGACCGCCACGCTCGAGGACGTCTTCCTCGACCTCACCGGCCGCGAGTACCGCGCATGA